The following are encoded in a window of Verrucomicrobiia bacterium genomic DNA:
- a CDS encoding DUF1080 domain-containing protein: MRPMFNGKDLQGWEGVPGWWEVKDGVIVCESTPQKPCNKSHYLIWKGGEPGDFEFRCQWRITGPANSGIQFRSKALADYDTWGYQADIDAAGEYVGCLYQHERGLVARRGEKVHFDKDGKRTVTVFARAEDLLKVVKPGDWNEYRVLAQGPAIKLWINGVLMCEVEDYQPKFALPKGVIALQMHQGPPMKVEFRELYIQEMPAAASAK, from the coding sequence ATGCGACCCATGTTTAACGGCAAGGATTTGCAAGGTTGGGAGGGGGTGCCGGGCTGGTGGGAAGTTAAGGATGGGGTGATTGTGTGTGAAAGCACGCCGCAAAAGCCGTGCAACAAGAGCCATTACTTGATTTGGAAGGGCGGGGAGCCGGGGGATTTTGAATTTCGTTGTCAATGGCGCATTACGGGACCGGCCAATTCGGGGATTCAATTTCGCAGCAAGGCGCTGGCCGATTATGACACTTGGGGATACCAGGCGGACATTGATGCCGCAGGAGAATATGTGGGGTGCCTCTATCAACATGAGCGGGGACTGGTGGCCAGGCGAGGCGAGAAAGTTCATTTTGACAAAGACGGCAAGCGGACGGTGACCGTCTTTGCCCGTGCTGAGGACTTGCTCAAGGTCGTCAAGCCGGGGGACTGGAATGAATATCGTGTCCTGGCGCAGGGGCCGGCCATTAAATTATGGATCAATGGCGTGTTGATGTGCGAGGTGGAGGATTATCAACCGAAGTTTGCGCTGCCCAAGGGGGTGATTGCCCTGCAAATGCACCAAGGCCCGCCGATGAAGGTGGAATTTCGGGAGCTTTATATCCAGGAAATGCCCGCAGCGGCTTCCGCCAAATGA
- a CDS encoding immunoglobulin domain-containing protein, with protein sequence MLTPRALRSFLPWKGLFLLCSLAAYADLGSALNPALPWSTSPDRPWVEVFDITHDDESAARSAFLSAGQSSWLRTTVTGPGRIEFWWKVSTDYELGYLRFSVLGQTLEINGEYEWELVSIPLPAGQHVLEWTYAKLPGFSMMGDAAWLDEVTFTPGDNPPRVIRDPANVDILAGDELILNPFVSGSLPLAYQWYFNGSPLAGATQAVLRIPGVFTNQAGAYRLVVRNPFGVVTSATARVTVTLDPLAVALNAPHLLWETTPFAPWEPQSVTTHDGVAAAQSPPLFDNEASAISTTVTGPGFISFWWKVSSDGDALSFTINNVEQDFIYAEVDWEKRTFPVPPGRAVLEWVYVKDSAGSAGDDAGYLDEVTFLPAPRLQSPRLQAGQFSLQVNTLPGFHYTLEYQNTLRGTNWTPLLTVPGDGTLKTISDSAPPSSQRFYRLRQTLP encoded by the coding sequence ATGTTAACTCCGCGCGCGTTACGAAGTTTCCTTCCGTGGAAAGGCCTCTTCCTTCTTTGCTCCCTGGCCGCTTATGCCGACCTCGGCAGTGCCCTCAATCCCGCGCTGCCCTGGTCCACCAGCCCCGACCGCCCCTGGGTGGAGGTGTTCGACATCACCCATGACGATGAAAGCGCCGCGCGCTCGGCCTTCTTGTCCGCGGGCCAGTCCTCCTGGCTCCGCACCACCGTTACCGGCCCGGGCCGGATTGAATTCTGGTGGAAGGTTTCCACCGACTATGAATTGGGTTACCTCCGCTTCAGCGTCCTCGGCCAAACCCTGGAAATCAATGGCGAATACGAATGGGAGCTGGTGAGCATTCCCTTGCCCGCCGGTCAACACGTTTTGGAATGGACGTACGCCAAGTTGCCCGGATTTTCCATGATGGGCGACGCCGCCTGGCTCGATGAAGTCACCTTCACCCCCGGTGACAACCCGCCCCGGGTGATCCGCGACCCCGCCAACGTGGACATCCTGGCCGGCGACGAGCTGATTCTAAACCCTTTTGTCTCCGGCAGTCTCCCTCTGGCTTATCAGTGGTATTTTAATGGCTCCCCGCTGGCCGGCGCCACTCAGGCCGTCTTGCGCATCCCCGGCGTGTTCACCAACCAGGCCGGCGCCTATCGGCTCGTTGTCCGCAATCCTTTTGGCGTCGTGACCAGTGCAACCGCCCGCGTCACCGTCACTCTCGACCCCCTGGCGGTCGCCCTCAATGCCCCTCACCTGCTCTGGGAAACCACCCCCTTTGCGCCTTGGGAACCGCAAAGCGTCACCACCCATGACGGCGTGGCTGCAGCTCAATCCCCGCCCCTCTTTGACAACGAAGCCAGCGCCATCAGCACCACCGTCACCGGCCCGGGATTCATCTCCTTCTGGTGGAAAGTCTCCAGTGACGGCGACGCTCTGAGCTTCACCATCAACAACGTCGAACAAGACTTCATCTACGCTGAAGTTGATTGGGAAAAACGCACCTTCCCCGTCCCCCCCGGCCGCGCCGTGCTCGAGTGGGTGTATGTGAAAGACAGCGCCGGCAGCGCTGGCGACGACGCCGGTTACCTGGATGAAGTCACCTTCCTCCCCGCCCCGCGGCTGCAGTCACCCCGCTTGCAAGCCGGCCAGTTCTCCCTGCAGGTAAACACCCTCCCCGGTTTTCACTACACCCTCGAATACCAAAACACCTTGCGCGGCACCAACTGGACGCCGCTGCTCACCGTGCCGGGGGACGGCACCCTGAAAACCATAAGTGACAGTGCGCCCCCCTCTTCGCAACGCTTTTACCGACTCCGCCAGACTCTGCCTTGA
- a CDS encoding TonB-dependent receptor encodes MSREILGTHQKALQINLDPTSYGTFAEIGGGQEVARWFFRVGGAAGTVAKTMSAYDMTFSDAIYGQCKRYVSRQRLGTMLDHEYQLLVERLDAKRGATTRFFVFADTVAVKSFRGNNDCHGWLGIRFQTEPRGEPSDIIIHVRMLDRESVMQQEALGVMGVNLIYGALYFHQQPRALIMSLLDNLTTERVEVDLVRFSGPAFAGVDNRLMSLELVSHGLTDAAMFTADGEVVQAAEYLYKRPILVERGNFRPVTRLTLDLLQNARAQFIQDAQADPAEVAVIMEMTLRSLTTSPSGIDHRDFLDRADILGTLGQTVLISNYARFFRLANYLFRHTKKRIGIAIGAPALRELFSEKFYTDLEGGILESFGRLFKNDLKLYLYPMRDPQTGQLINAETFQPEPHLRPLYAYLREKKFIEDIRNYDPTCLNITSADALARLQRGDPSWESLVPPQVVQIIKERRLFGWQPAPAAT; translated from the coding sequence ATGAGCCGGGAAATCCTCGGGACCCATCAAAAAGCGTTGCAGATTAATCTGGACCCCACTTCCTACGGCACCTTTGCCGAAATTGGCGGCGGCCAGGAAGTGGCGCGCTGGTTCTTCCGCGTCGGCGGCGCCGCGGGCACCGTGGCAAAAACCATGTCCGCCTACGACATGACCTTCAGCGACGCTATTTACGGCCAGTGCAAACGCTACGTCAGCCGTCAACGCCTGGGCACCATGCTGGACCATGAATATCAGCTCCTTGTGGAACGGCTGGACGCCAAGCGCGGAGCCACCACCCGGTTTTTTGTCTTTGCCGATACCGTGGCCGTTAAGAGTTTCCGCGGCAATAACGACTGCCACGGCTGGCTGGGCATTCGCTTCCAGACCGAACCCCGCGGTGAACCCTCGGACATCATCATTCATGTCCGCATGTTGGACCGCGAAAGCGTCATGCAACAGGAGGCGCTGGGCGTCATGGGCGTCAACCTCATTTATGGGGCGCTCTACTTTCATCAACAGCCGCGCGCCCTCATCATGTCGCTCCTGGACAACCTCACCACCGAACGCGTCGAGGTGGACCTCGTCCGTTTTTCCGGCCCCGCCTTCGCGGGCGTGGACAACCGCCTGATGAGCCTCGAACTGGTCAGCCACGGCTTGACGGATGCGGCCATGTTCACCGCCGACGGCGAAGTGGTGCAGGCCGCCGAATACCTTTATAAACGCCCCATCCTCGTCGAGCGCGGCAATTTCCGCCCCGTCACCCGGCTCACCCTCGACCTGCTCCAAAATGCCCGTGCCCAATTCATCCAGGACGCCCAGGCCGACCCCGCGGAAGTCGCCGTCATCATGGAAATGACCCTGCGCAGCCTCACCACCTCCCCCAGCGGCATTGACCATCGCGATTTTTTGGATCGTGCCGACATCCTGGGGACGCTGGGCCAGACCGTGCTCATTTCCAACTACGCCCGTTTCTTCCGCCTCGCCAATTACCTTTTTCGCCATACCAAAAAACGCATCGGCATCGCCATCGGCGCCCCCGCCCTGCGCGAGCTGTTCTCCGAAAAGTTTTATACCGACCTCGAGGGCGGCATTCTCGAATCCTTCGGCCGGCTCTTCAAAAATGATTTGAAACTTTACCTTTATCCCATGCGCGATCCCCAAACCGGCCAGCTCATCAACGCGGAGACTTTTCAACCCGAGCCGCACCTCCGCCCTCTTTATGCTTATTTGCGCGAAAAGAAATTCATCGAGGACATCCGCAACTACGATCCCACCTGCCTGAACATCACCTCGGCCGACGCCCTGGCCCGGCTCCAACGCGGCGATCCCTCATGGGAATCCCTGGTCCCGCCGCAAGTGGTTCAAATCATCAAAGAGCGCCGCCTCTTCGGCTGGCAGCCTGCCCCCGCCGCCACCTGA
- a CDS encoding exo-alpha-sialidase: MASNALVLSEFIFEQQPTPQCHASTLVETAEGLVAAWFGGRHEQNPDVGIWLSRHREGRWSTPVEVANGIQHANKRYPCWNPVLFQPRQGPLMLFYKVGPSPSTWWGMLMTSDDAGQTWSLPRRLPEDILGPVKNKPIQLPNGDILCGSSSEHAGWRVHFERTPDLGRTWELIGPVNDGKELGAIQPSLLIHPNGRLQAVGRTRQGKIFQIWSSDQGKTWGPMTTLDLPNPNAGTDALTLKDGRHVLVYNHTDRGRTPLNVALSNDGQNWQPVLTLEDTPGEYSYPAVIQTRDGLLHITYTWKRLRIKHAVIDLARLP, from the coding sequence ATGGCCTCCAATGCCCTCGTGCTCTCCGAGTTCATTTTCGAGCAACAACCCACCCCCCAGTGCCACGCCTCCACCCTCGTCGAAACTGCCGAGGGCCTCGTGGCCGCCTGGTTCGGTGGCCGCCACGAGCAAAATCCGGATGTCGGCATCTGGCTTTCCCGCCATCGCGAAGGCCGCTGGTCCACACCGGTGGAAGTCGCCAATGGCATCCAACATGCCAACAAACGCTATCCCTGCTGGAACCCAGTCCTCTTCCAGCCCCGCCAGGGGCCGCTGATGCTTTTTTACAAAGTTGGCCCCAGCCCCTCCACCTGGTGGGGCATGTTAATGACCTCCGATGATGCCGGACAAACTTGGAGCCTCCCCCGCCGTCTTCCCGAAGACATCCTCGGCCCCGTAAAAAACAAGCCCATCCAACTCCCCAATGGCGACATCCTTTGCGGCTCCAGTTCCGAACACGCCGGCTGGCGCGTGCACTTCGAGCGCACTCCCGACCTCGGCCGTACTTGGGAATTAATCGGGCCCGTAAACGACGGCAAGGAATTGGGAGCCATTCAGCCCAGCCTCCTGATTCACCCCAACGGCCGCCTGCAGGCCGTCGGCCGCACCCGTCAGGGAAAAATCTTCCAAATCTGGTCCAGTGATCAGGGAAAAACCTGGGGCCCCATGACCACACTTGACCTGCCCAACCCCAATGCCGGCACGGACGCCCTGACCCTGAAGGACGGCCGCCACGTCCTGGTTTACAATCACACCGACCGTGGCCGCACCCCCTTGAATGTCGCTCTCTCCAATGACGGCCAAAATTGGCAACCCGTCCTTACCCTTGAAGACACCCCGGGCGAATATTCGTACCCCGCCGTCATTCAAACCCGCGACGGGCTTCTCCACATCACCTACACTTGGAAACGGCTGCGCATCAAACACGCCGTTATAGACCTGGCCAGGCTGCCCTGA
- a CDS encoding HAD-IA family hydrolase → MLDTKPIRAVTFDAGGTLLRPAQPVGEIYARVAREFGLQAASAAELEENFAREWRQKGEFDYSQEAWFALVRRTFGAHADRLPEAFYPALYEEFAHVEAWHLFEDVLPTLDELASHGIPMGVISNWDNRLRPLLSAFKLTGFFDVIVPSCEVAFNKPSPVIFEIAVRQLGLPPEQILHVGDHYLEDVEGARSAGLQTLHLVRGALHKTAGQITSLLEVPTVVELAGGHLLLSSENT, encoded by the coding sequence ATGCTCGACACCAAACCCATTCGAGCCGTAACTTTTGACGCGGGGGGCACGCTGCTCCGGCCGGCCCAGCCCGTGGGAGAGATCTATGCCCGCGTGGCGCGCGAGTTTGGGTTGCAGGCGGCATCCGCCGCGGAATTGGAGGAAAATTTTGCGCGTGAATGGCGCCAAAAAGGGGAGTTTGATTACTCGCAGGAAGCCTGGTTTGCCCTGGTACGCCGCACCTTTGGCGCCCATGCAGACCGGCTGCCGGAGGCCTTTTACCCCGCACTGTACGAGGAATTCGCCCACGTGGAGGCCTGGCACTTGTTTGAAGATGTCCTGCCCACCCTCGACGAACTGGCCAGTCACGGAATTCCGATGGGCGTCATCTCCAACTGGGACAACCGTCTGCGTCCCCTGCTCTCCGCTTTCAAGCTGACCGGTTTTTTTGATGTCATCGTCCCCTCCTGCGAAGTCGCCTTTAACAAGCCCAGCCCGGTCATCTTTGAAATCGCTGTCCGCCAGCTTGGCCTGCCGCCAGAGCAAATCCTCCATGTGGGCGATCATTATCTGGAAGATGTGGAGGGAGCGCGATCGGCCGGCTTGCAAACCTTGCATTTGGTCCGTGGCGCCTTGCACAAAACGGCCGGCCAAATCACCTCCCTGCTCGAGGTGCCCACCGTCGTGGAACTGGCTGGCGGCCATCTGCTGCTTTCCAGCGAAAACACCTGA
- the secA gene encoding preprotein translocase subunit SecA: MLGYIIKKIFGSKNDRELRRLLPLVRQINQLEQELQSLPDEALREKTAAWKARLSTIQDNNELQRELDAILPEAFAVVKNACRRLLGTEIVVRGHTLKWDMVPFDVQLMGGWALHKGRIAEMATGEGKTLVATLPVYLNALTGRGVHVVTVNDYLAARDSEWMGAVYRFLGLTVGCILHDQPPSVRREQYYCDITYGTNAEFGFDYLRDNGMATTAEEQVQRGHYYAIVDEVDSILIDEARTPLIISGPAVVNADNDHYLQHKPMVERLVRAQEQLCNRFLREAEELMKKLHPEDGSNPQNPEELERQIGLLLFKVKMGQPRSEGLMRLLENPENIRLMNNAELQLHADQSKRELYATKEELFFAMDEKTHEADLTEKGRKFLSPNDPDAFVMPDLISLYHAIDTGPETDPRKRAELKARAQAQFEEKAKTIHCISQLLKAYCLYLRDVHYVVQDNKVIIVDENTGRLMTGRRWSDGLHSAVEAKEGVEVEKETQTYATITIQNYFRMYTKLAGMTGTAETEAQEFYDIYKLGVLVIPTNKPCIRKDFNDSVYKTKREKFAAVLKEIQEIHAQGRPILVGTVSVETSEHLSRMLQRVGLVHSVLNAKYHQQEAEIVARAGQRGAITIATNMAGRGTDIKLGPGVADLGGLHVIGTERHEARRIDRQLRGRCARQGDPGSSHFFISLEDDLMRLFGSDRIVKVMEKMGYEEGQELQHPLLNRSIESAQKRVEQQNFQIRKRVLEYDDVMNKQREVVYRFRNEIIHADDVRDRLMDIMEEVVQTKVMQFITTDEERDQWNLRGLADWINLNFPISLPEQQLAQIADTATESPVPGSMFDGMTPAQLAVCRAVIKAVRDAYELKVQFEEPNALKKIERYTILTAIDRRWQEHLYNMDSLRNAIGLRAYGQRDPLIEYKAEAYKMFDELMVDIKSEVCHNIFSSASSLMALENFLRSLPQQTVHESTSAFGSAPAAEPGAAPPRKESDIVSEANQALAKAKPVRTGPKVGRNDPCPCGSGKKYKHCCGR, encoded by the coding sequence ATGCTAGGGTACATCATTAAAAAGATTTTCGGGTCAAAAAATGACCGTGAATTGCGGCGCCTCCTGCCCTTGGTGCGTCAAATCAACCAGCTTGAGCAGGAGCTCCAAAGCCTCCCCGACGAGGCGTTGCGCGAGAAAACCGCCGCCTGGAAAGCCAGATTATCCACCATTCAGGATAATAACGAATTGCAGCGCGAGCTGGATGCCATCCTGCCCGAGGCGTTTGCCGTCGTGAAAAATGCCTGCCGCCGTCTTCTGGGCACCGAAATCGTCGTGCGCGGCCATACCCTCAAATGGGATATGGTGCCCTTTGATGTCCAGCTCATGGGCGGCTGGGCCTTGCACAAGGGACGCATCGCCGAAATGGCCACCGGCGAAGGCAAAACGCTGGTCGCCACCCTCCCCGTCTATCTCAATGCCCTCACCGGCCGCGGCGTGCATGTGGTCACCGTCAACGATTACCTCGCCGCCCGCGACAGCGAATGGATGGGCGCGGTGTACCGTTTCCTCGGCCTCACTGTCGGCTGCATTCTGCACGACCAGCCTCCCTCCGTCCGCCGCGAGCAGTATTACTGTGACATCACCTACGGCACCAACGCCGAATTCGGCTTTGATTACCTCCGCGACAACGGCATGGCCACCACCGCGGAAGAGCAGGTCCAACGCGGCCACTACTATGCCATTGTGGACGAGGTGGACTCCATTCTGATTGATGAAGCCCGCACCCCGCTCATCATCAGCGGCCCCGCCGTCGTTAACGCCGACAACGATCATTACCTTCAACACAAACCCATGGTGGAACGCCTCGTGCGCGCCCAGGAGCAGTTGTGCAACCGCTTCCTGCGCGAAGCCGAGGAGCTCATGAAAAAGCTGCATCCCGAGGACGGCTCGAACCCGCAGAACCCCGAGGAACTCGAACGCCAGATCGGCCTGCTCCTCTTCAAAGTCAAAATGGGCCAGCCACGCTCCGAAGGCCTGATGCGTCTGCTGGAAAATCCGGAAAACATCCGCCTCATGAACAACGCCGAGCTTCAGCTCCACGCCGACCAGTCCAAGCGGGAGCTGTACGCCACCAAGGAGGAGTTGTTCTTTGCGATGGACGAGAAGACCCACGAGGCCGACCTCACCGAAAAAGGGCGCAAATTCCTCAGCCCCAATGACCCGGATGCCTTCGTGATGCCGGACCTGATTTCCCTCTACCATGCCATTGACACCGGCCCGGAAACCGACCCGCGCAAGCGCGCTGAACTGAAAGCCCGGGCTCAGGCCCAGTTTGAAGAAAAAGCCAAAACCATCCACTGCATCTCCCAGCTCCTCAAGGCCTACTGCCTTTACCTCCGCGATGTCCATTACGTCGTGCAGGATAATAAAGTCATCATCGTGGACGAAAATACCGGCCGCCTGATGACCGGACGCCGCTGGAGCGACGGCCTCCATTCCGCCGTGGAAGCCAAAGAGGGCGTTGAGGTGGAAAAGGAAACCCAAACCTACGCAACCATCACCATTCAGAATTACTTCCGCATGTACACCAAGCTGGCCGGCATGACCGGCACAGCGGAAACCGAAGCACAGGAATTTTACGACATTTACAAGCTGGGCGTGCTGGTCATCCCCACCAACAAACCCTGCATCCGCAAGGACTTCAACGACTCCGTTTATAAAACCAAACGGGAAAAATTCGCGGCCGTCCTCAAGGAGATCCAGGAAATCCACGCCCAGGGCCGACCCATCCTGGTGGGTACCGTTTCCGTGGAAACCAGCGAGCACCTTTCCCGCATGCTCCAGCGCGTGGGTCTGGTTCACTCCGTCCTCAACGCCAAATACCACCAGCAGGAGGCGGAAATCGTGGCCCGTGCCGGTCAGCGTGGCGCCATCACCATCGCCACCAACATGGCCGGACGTGGCACCGACATCAAGCTCGGCCCCGGCGTGGCCGACCTGGGCGGCCTGCATGTCATCGGCACCGAACGGCACGAGGCCCGCCGCATTGACCGCCAGTTGCGCGGACGCTGCGCCCGCCAGGGGGATCCGGGTTCCTCCCACTTTTTCATCTCGCTGGAAGACGATCTCATGCGCCTCTTCGGCTCGGACCGCATCGTCAAGGTCATGGAAAAAATGGGCTATGAGGAGGGTCAGGAATTGCAGCACCCGCTCCTCAACCGCTCCATTGAATCGGCCCAGAAGCGGGTCGAACAGCAAAACTTCCAAATCCGCAAGCGCGTCCTGGAGTACGACGACGTCATGAACAAACAGCGCGAAGTCGTGTACAGGTTCCGCAATGAAATCATCCACGCCGACGACGTCCGGGACCGCCTGATGGACATTATGGAGGAGGTGGTGCAGACCAAGGTGATGCAATTCATCACCACGGACGAGGAGCGCGACCAATGGAACCTGCGCGGCCTGGCCGACTGGATCAACCTCAATTTCCCCATCTCCCTGCCCGAACAGCAACTGGCTCAGATCGCCGACACCGCCACCGAATCCCCCGTCCCCGGCTCCATGTTCGATGGCATGACCCCCGCCCAACTGGCCGTCTGCCGGGCCGTCATCAAGGCCGTGCGCGATGCCTACGAACTCAAGGTGCAATTTGAGGAGCCCAACGCGCTTAAAAAAATTGAACGCTACACCATCCTCACCGCCATTGACCGCCGCTGGCAGGAGCACCTCTACAACATGGACAGCCTCCGCAACGCCATTGGCCTTCGCGCCTATGGCCAGCGCGACCCGCTCATCGAATACAAGGCCGAGGCTTACAAGATGTTTGACGAACTGATGGTGGACATCAAATCCGAGGTTTGCCACAACATCTTCAGCAGCGCCTCCAGCCTCATGGCCCTCGAAAATTTCCTCCGCAGCCTGCCGCAACAGACCGTGCATGAAAGCACCTCCGCCTTTGGCTCAGCCCCCGCCGCAGAGCCTGGCGCCGCGCCCCCGCGCAAGGAAAGCGACATTGTCAGCGAAGCCAACCAGGCCCTCGCCAAGGCCAAACCGGTGCGCACCGGCCCCAAAGTAGGCCGCAACGATCCCTGCCCGTGCGGCAGCGGCAAGAAATACAAGCATTGTTGCGGCCGCTGA
- a CDS encoding succinate dehydrogenase cytochrome b subunit, with protein MNLVLRIWNSSLGKKYLMALSGVVLVLFVIGHMIGNLQIFLGPEAINRYAHFLQSNVELLWPVRLFLLGMVVLHVISAIRLTLENRAARPVDYAHGQPPLAASLASRTMLVGGLVVAAFIIFHLLHYTVKIDPLSVVKADGPVAPIKFQDLKERLLTGETRPDVYAMMIAGFRNPWISLCYAIGVSLLCLHLSHGIAAMFQSLGFRNHVYSPLIEKAAKAIALLLLIGYLSIPAAVLLGLGRAHLEEAVTQAVSSKSLPAPAQVPPLPPAK; from the coding sequence ATGAACCTGGTATTGCGCATTTGGAATTCCTCTTTGGGGAAGAAATACCTGATGGCCCTTTCCGGCGTGGTGCTGGTGTTGTTTGTCATCGGCCACATGATCGGCAACCTCCAGATTTTTCTCGGCCCGGAAGCCATCAACCGTTACGCCCATTTCCTGCAAAGCAACGTGGAGCTGCTCTGGCCGGTGCGCCTGTTCCTGCTGGGCATGGTGGTGCTCCATGTCATCTCGGCCATCCGCCTGACGTTGGAGAACCGCGCCGCTCGTCCAGTGGACTACGCTCACGGCCAGCCGCCGTTGGCCGCCAGTTTGGCGTCGCGCACCATGCTGGTCGGCGGCCTGGTGGTGGCCGCGTTCATCATTTTCCACCTGCTGCACTACACCGTCAAAATTGACCCGCTCAGCGTGGTGAAAGCCGATGGGCCGGTGGCCCCCATCAAGTTCCAGGATTTGAAGGAACGGCTGCTTACCGGCGAAACCCGTCCCGATGTGTACGCCATGATGATCGCCGGTTTCCGCAACCCCTGGATTTCCCTCTGCTACGCCATCGGCGTAAGCCTGCTCTGCCTGCACTTGAGCCACGGCATCGCCGCCATGTTTCAATCCCTGGGCTTTCGCAATCACGTGTACAGCCCCCTGATCGAAAAAGCCGCCAAAGCCATCGCCTTGCTCCTGTTGATCGGTTACCTTTCCATTCCGGCCGCGGTGCTTCTGGGTCTCGGCAGGGCACACCTGGAGGAGGCCGTGACCCAAGCCGTGTCATCCAAAAGCCTGCCGGCCCCTGCCCAGGTCCCGCCGCTGCCCCCGGCAAAATGA
- a CDS encoding DUF268 domain-containing protein: MSWKDGIRRHRQVHRSMKHLMSVVLAPWCRLRGKPPALIPRRLRAAFTLGGKIEVLYAYVDGSRAVPYRYSRERIAEVCRRVAAGEMGHYGGVDAWLYAALARYPIAGQRVAIMGSADQGYGPWYEGVCLHYGAQPVTVDYNPVEFEDERLQFMRAPVDLARVRPFDAALSISSFEHDGLGRYGEPLDPDGDLKAMQLMKRLIKPGGRLFLTVPVGRDKVVFNIHRIYGRLRLPLLLQGWKVEDRFGWEEAALDRDTGFGWEPVEYVRGKAGWEARLLHPGCPEYAPVWVLRNEPA, encoded by the coding sequence ATGTCGTGGAAAGATGGGATTCGCCGACATCGGCAGGTGCATCGGAGCATGAAGCACCTGATGTCGGTTGTCTTGGCGCCTTGGTGCCGGCTGCGCGGCAAGCCACCTGCATTGATTCCGCGGCGGCTGAGGGCAGCGTTTACCTTAGGGGGGAAGATCGAGGTTTTGTATGCCTACGTGGACGGTTCGCGAGCGGTGCCCTATCGCTACAGCCGGGAGCGCATCGCCGAGGTTTGTCGGCGGGTGGCGGCGGGCGAAATGGGGCATTATGGGGGAGTGGATGCGTGGTTGTATGCGGCGCTGGCACGTTATCCAATTGCCGGGCAGCGGGTGGCCATCATGGGCAGCGCGGATCAGGGCTATGGTCCGTGGTATGAGGGGGTTTGCCTGCATTATGGCGCCCAGCCGGTAACGGTGGACTATAATCCCGTTGAATTTGAGGATGAACGGCTGCAATTTATGCGGGCGCCGGTGGACTTGGCCCGGGTGAGACCCTTTGATGCGGCATTGTCCATTTCCTCGTTTGAGCATGACGGTTTGGGGCGCTACGGCGAGCCTTTGGATCCGGATGGAGATTTGAAGGCGATGCAGCTCATGAAGCGCCTGATTAAACCGGGGGGCCGCCTTTTCCTGACCGTGCCGGTGGGACGGGACAAGGTGGTCTTCAACATTCATCGCATCTATGGCCGGCTGCGGCTGCCCCTGCTGTTGCAAGGTTGGAAGGTGGAAGATCGTTTCGGTTGGGAGGAGGCCGCGCTGGATCGGGACACAGGGTTTGGGTGGGAGCCGGTGGAATATGTGCGCGGGAAAGCCGGGTGGGAGGCCCGGCTCCTGCATCCGGGTTGTCCAGAATACGCTCCCGTGTGGGTGCTGCGCAACGAACCGGCATGA